A genomic window from Chaetodon auriga isolate fChaAug3 chromosome 13, fChaAug3.hap1, whole genome shotgun sequence includes:
- the umps gene encoding uridine 5'-monophosphate synthase: MENDSIDTLILKLHDVNAVKFGEYKLKSGMLTPIYIDLRVLVSYPALMNQVSSLIYQRVLEEGLQFDSVCGVPYTALPLATIICSRHELPMLIRRKEAKDYGTKRLVEGSFREGDTCLIIEDTVTSGSSILETAEVLYKGGLKVTDAIVLMDREQGGVEMLASQGIKLHPIISMFKLLNVLLAAKRIDAQTAQSVRKFILDNNTFSPKEENGNDVPATKKPCVQPDLELSYADRAKLPNVHPLASKLLTIMEEKQSNLCLSADVTSSEELLRLADSLGPSVCVLKTHVDILKDYTAAFSQQLQALAEKHNFLIFEDRKFADIGNTVKHQYEGGLYQISSWSHIVNAHAVPGPGVVKGLSAVGRPLGRGCLLIAQMSSQGSLATGEYTKAVLQMAEEQPDFVIGFICGSKISKRPEFIHMTPGVQMQAGGDVLGQQYATPEEVLYNKGSDVIIVGRGILEAPDRLKAAESYRKSGWEAYTRRLGRSGQ; the protein is encoded by the exons ATGGAAAACGATTCAATCGACACTTTAATCCTGAAGCTTCACGATGTGAACGCGGTGAAGTTCGGAGAGTACAAGCTGAAGAGCGGCATGCTGACCCCCATTTACATCGACCTGAGGGTTCTCGTGTCCTACCCAGCGCTCATGAACCAG GTGTCAAGTCTGATCTATCAGCGAGTGTTAGAAGAGGGGCTGCAGTTCGACTCGGTGTGCGGGGTCCCGTACACAGCCCTGCCTTTGGCCACGATCATCTGCTCCAGACACGAACTGCCCATGCTCATCAGGCGAAAGGAGGCCAAGGACTACG GAACCAAGCGTCTGGTGGAGGGCTCGTTCCGTGAGGGCGACACATGTCTGATCATCGAGGACACGGTGACCAGCGGCAGCAGCATCCTGGAGACCGCTGAAGTGCTCTACAAAGGGGGGCTGAAG GTGACGGACGCCATAGTTCTGATGGACAGGGAGCAAGGCGGCGTGGAGATGTTGGCTTCTCAGGGAATCAAACTACATCCCATCATCTCCATGTTCAAGCTGCTCAACGTGCTGCTGGCGGCCAAACGCATCGACGCCCAGACCGCCCAGAGCGTCCGCAAGTTCATCCTGGACAACAACACTTTCAG CCCCAAGGAGGAGAACGGCAATGACGTTCCTGCCACCAAGAAGCCGTGTGTGCAGCCGGACCTGGAGCTGAGCTACGCAGACAGAGCCAAACTACCAA ACGTTCACCCCCTGGCGTCAAAGCTGCTAACGATCATGGAGGAGAAGCAGTCCAACCTCTGCCTGTCCGCCGACGTGACGAGCAGCGAGGAACTTCTCCGGCTGGCAGACTCTCTGGGTCCGAGCGTCTGCGTGCTGAAGACCCACGTAGACATCCTAAAG GACTACACAGCGGCCTTCAGCCAGCAACTGCAGGCTTTGGCTGAGAAGCACAACTTCCTCATCTTTGAAGACCGCAAGTTTGCGGACATTGGCAACACGGTCAAGCATCAGTATGAAG GCGGTTTGTACCAGATCTCGTCCTGGTCCCACATCGTGAACGCCCACGCGGTGCCGGGCCCCGGCGTGGTGAAGGGTCTGAGCGCTGTAGGGAGGCCTCTGGGTCGAGGCTGTCTGCTCATAGCGCAGATGAGCTCTCAGGGCTCGCTGGCTACCGGTGAATACACAAAGGCTGTG CTGCAGATGGCGGAGGAGCAGCCGGACTTCGTGATCGGGTTCATCTGCGGCTCCAAGATCAGCAAAAGGCCGGAGTTCATCCACATGACCCCCGGGGTGCAGATGCAGGCTGGAG GTGATGTGTTGGGCCAGCAGTACGCCACCCCAGAGGAAGTCCTCTACAACAAAggctctgatgtcatcatcgtGGGTCGGGGTATCCTTGAGGCCCCTGATAGGCTGAAAGCTGCTGAGTCATACAGAAAGTCAGGCTGGGAGGCTTACACAAGGAGACTGGGCCGGAGTGGCCAATAG
- the LOC143330502 gene encoding beta-crystallin A2-like — MNTQQMEQMGQFKITVWEEENFQGKRCEFMLECQNIMERGFNKIRSIKVENGPWVGYEYPEFQGQQFILEKGDYPRYEAWSGNSSYRTEHMLSFRPIKCANHSDSKVTLYECEDFQGRKFEMCDDYPSLQAMGWCSKEVPSIKVNSGAWVAYQFPGYRGYQYILERDRHQGEYRNYNEYSTQAHTNQVQSIRRIQH, encoded by the exons aTGAACACTCAACAGATGGAGCAGATGGGCCAGTTCAAGATCACAGTCTGGGAAGAGGAGAACTTCCAGGGAAAGCGCTGTGAGTTCATGCTGGAGTGCCAGAACATCATGGAAAGGGGCTTCAACAAGATCCGTTCCATCAAGGTTGAGAATGGACC TTGGGTGGGTTATGAGTACCCAGAGTTCCAGGGACAGCAGTTTATCCTGGAGAAGGGAGACTACCCTCGCTACGAGGCCTGGAGtggaaacagcagctacagaacCGAGCACATGCTCTCCTTCAGACCCATCAAGTGTGCT AACCACAGTGACAGCAAGGTGACCCTGTACGAGTGCGAGGACTTCCAGGGCCGTAAGTTCGAGATGTGCGATGACTACCCCTCCCTACAGGCCATGGGCTGGTGCAGCAAGGAGGTGCCCTCCATCAAAGTCAACTCGGGAGC ctgggTGGCCTACCAGTTCCCTGGTTACCGTGGCTACCAGTACatcctggagagagacagacaccaAGGCGAGTACAGAAACTACAACGAGTACAGCACCCAGGCTCAC